The genomic stretch CAGAATTTCACGCCCTACACTGGGAAGCTCTACAAGACCCAGATTTAAGCCGACCACTGGCGGTAGACTGTGTAATGTTGCGGAAGAATGTCAGACCTGCACCACCAGTTTCAGCTAATGTGCAGTCATCGCCTGTGATTAATCTGCTGGTGGTGGTGGCGCGTCCAGATGAGGAAAGGGATGTGGGCTATCGGACTATTTCCCGCCCGTTGATAAAGTTGATTGACAATAGCAAATTGCGGGTAAATGTAGAGTTGCTGCGTCCGGGAACTTACGAAAGTTTGTCTAGGCATTTACAAGAAAAAGGTGCAGGATTTTACCACGTCATTCATTTGGATATGCACGGGGCGCTGCTAAATTATCAACAGGTTCAGTCTCCCAGCAAACCTGAACGCTATTTTTATAAAGGGCGCTATGGACGTGGTGATTTGCAGGCGTTTGATGGGGTGAAAGCTTTTGTCTGCTTTGAGGGCGAGTCTCAGGGTAAAGTTGATTTGGTAGAAGCTTCAGAGTTAGCCGCATTGTTGACAGGAAAGGGGATTCCTGTGTGTATTCTCAGTGTTTGTCAGTCGGGGAAACAGGTTAAGAACTCCGCCAGCGAGGAGGGGTTAAGTGAAGATACTCGTGAAACCAGTCTGGGAAGCCGGTTAATGACCGCAGGGATGCAGATGGTGGTGGCTATGGGGTATTCTGTCACTGTGTCGGCGGCAAAGTTGATGATGTCGCAGCTTTATCAACATTTGTTTGATCATAAACCCATGACTGAAGCTATCAGGCTGGGGAGGCTGGAACTGTTCAATGATAAAGAACGGAAAGCCTATTTCAATAAATATATTAATTTAGAAGATTGGTTATTACCTGTGGTTTATTCTCATCAGGTAGTGAATTTTAATTTACGGCAGTTTACACCGGAAGAAGAAGAGAAATATTACGAATCTGTTGCCATTCAATATCGTTTCTCCTTGCCGGAATATGGATTTATTGGTCGGGATTTGGAGATTCTCAAAATTGAGAAGGCTTTGCTCAGGCATAATGTTTTGCTGTTGCAAGGTATGGGGGGAACAGGTAAAACAACTTTGTTAAATTATTTAAGGGAATGGTGGCAGAGGACACATTTTGTTGAGGATGTATTTTATTTTGGCTATGACCAAAAAGCCTGGACGCTGACACAAATTCTGTTTGATATTGGTCAGCAGGTGTATGGTAAATTTGAACAGGCGAAGTTTCAAGCCATGAGTCAGCCTGCACAGGTACAGAAATTAGTGGCAAAGTTGCGGGGTGCAGCTTACGCTGTGATTTTGGATAATTTGGAATCGGTGACTGGGCAACAACTGGCGATTCAAAATACTTTACCAGAGGCAGAACGTCTGCAAATTCGGGATTTTATCGGGAAGTTGGTAGGTGGTAAAACGCGGGTAGTTTTGGGTTCACGGAGTCGGGAAGAATGGCTACAATCTCAGACTTTTAAACAGAATATTTATGAATTACAAGGATTAGATCAAGAAGCCCGGACGGAATTAGCAGAGAAAATTTTAGAACGGAATGTAGCTGCACACCTTGTTGATGGGATTCGTCAAGATGCCGATTTTGAAAAGTTGATAAAATTGTTGGCAGGGTATCCCCTAGCGATGGAAGTTGTGTTGACGAATTTGCAAAGGCAATCACCCCAGGAGATTTTGCAGGGGTTGCAAAGTGCTGATGTCAATTTGGATGTGGTGAGTGAGGATAAGACTAAGAGTATTTTGAAATGTGTGGAATATTCTCACAGTAATTTGTCACCAGATGCACAGAAGTTGTTGCTGTGTTTGGCTTATTTTAGTGGGTTTATTATCCGAGCAGCTATTCCGATTTACATCAAGGAACTACAAAAGTTAGAAGCATTAAATGATTATTGTTTTGATAAATTCAATGATGCCATTCAAGAGGCAATTAACTGGGGCTTACTCTCACTGATTGATAATAATCAGGATTTTCTAAAAATTCAACCTATTTTCCCCTATTTTTTAAAGACTAAGTTAGCATCTATTGATGAGAAAATACAGGCAGCTTTAGAAGAGGGATTTAAAAACTACTATATAGGTTGGGCAGAATATTATAAGCATTTAATGGATTCTAAAGATGCTCAAGAGCGTCAAGTGGGTATATATTGCTGTAGATGGGAATATGAAAACCTTTATCATGCCCTACAAATTTGTTTGCAGAAACAAGAAAGTATTAGGATCTACTTTTGTTTACATAAATACTTTAATTTGATTAGTGATCACCAAAGTAAACTCAAGTTGGCAGAAATGGTTTGTCAAAATTTAGAAAATTATCCCCCAGCATTTATCCAGGGTGAATTAGGTTATCAGATAGCATTGGTAATTGGTAGCCTGGGTAATTTTCAACAGGATGTAAAGCAGTACCAGCAAGCTAAATGTTCTTACGAAAAGACTTTAGAAATTTTTCCTACCTTAATGGGTATAGAAGAAAAACAAAAACAACTTTGGCAAGCCGGCACCTACCACCAGTTGGGAATGGTTGCCCAAGAATTGCGAGAATATGAAGAAGCACGGCGCAATTATCAACAGGTTTTGAATATCTACATCGAATATGGCGATCGCTATTCCCAAGCCAAAACCTACAACAATTTGGGAATGGTTGCCCAAAATTTACGAGAATATGAAGAAGCACGGCGCAATTTTCAACAGGCTTTGAATATCTACATCGAATATGGCGATCGCTATTCCCAAGCCATCATCTACCATAATTTGGGAATGGTTGCCCAAGATTTGCGAAAATATGAAGAGGCACGGTGCAATTATCAACAGGCTTTGAATATCTACATTGAATATGGCGATCGCTATTCCCAAGCCAGCACCTACCACAATTTGGCAGTAGTTGCCCAAGATTTGCGAGAATATGAAGAAGCACGGCGCAATTATCAACTGGCTTTGAATATCAAAATAGAATATGGCGGTAGCGAAGCTCTTCCTTCGGAAGCTCGCTATTCCCAAGCCAGCACATATAACGGGTTGGGATATGTTGCCCAAGAATTACGAGAATATGAAGAAGCACAGCGCAATTATCAACAGGCTTTGAATATCTACATCGAATATGGCGATCGCTATTCCCAAGCCAAAATCTGCCACAATTTGGGATATGTTGCCCAAAAATTGCATGAATATGAAGAGACACGACGCAATTATCAACAGGCTTTAAATATCTTTATCGAATATGGCGATCGCTATGAACAAGCCAAAACCTACGCAACATTAGGACTACTTGCAGCAGCAGAGGAAAATTACCCAGAGGAGAAGGCTTACTGGCAGACAGCGTTAGAGATATTTGTTGAGTATCAGGATGAATATCGTGCAGCGATCGCACGGCAAATTTTAGACACATTACCAGATTAATCATGAAGTAACGCATTCCCCCTCCCCGCAAGCGAAGAAAGGGCTAAGATTTAAAGATAAAACTAAACCATATTAGTCTCCCGGTGGGAGAGTTCCAACCTTATCCGCAGGTGGTTCTGTGTAGTCACAAAATATATTTAATCCGATTTTGAGTATATACAAAACAATTACAGTGGCGATGGCGGGATCAATTGGTAATCCACTTGTGGTTGCAAGACCGACTAGAGAGACAATCAAACCTGACAGCAACGGTGAACTTCCTGGATTTTTCGTATATTCTTTGAGTTGACCACTAAAGCCATCATCACCGCAGAGTTCTTTCCGCAGTACATTCAGCGTGACTTTCCAGATGGATTTGCCTTCTGACATTAATGTTCTGCCATTTTTCTCAATCCATAAATCCTCAAATGAGCGTTCAACTTTACCGTTGTGTCTGGCTAAGTTATCTAGGGCATACTGTGCGGGTGTGTAATCTTGCAATATTTCCCGCATAGCCATGATTTCGTTACTACTGATTTGCGCTTCCATACTTTAGTTAGTTTTTTGGTTTAAGTTCTCAAGTTGACCCCAATTTTCAGACTTTAGCATTTATCGCGTTTTTTGTTGTCTCAATTGAACTTTGAGAATATGGATTTGTTTCGCGCATTCGCCGGAGGCGTTCTCGAAGAGTAGGCGCAAAGGCGCAAAGGTAAGAAGGAAGAGAAGGGTAATTTTTTATTTGGAAGTCTCTTACTGGATAATTAGTTGTTAGGGATGTCTAGAATGAGTAAATATGCAGATTAGCCAAGAACTATCTCTACCCAGTATGGGCTGTGGCACTTGGGCATGGGGTAATCAATTACTCTGGGGATATGATGAAAGCATGGATGAACAGTTACAAGCTGTTTTTAATCTCTGTGTCAGCAACGGTGTAACTTTGTTTGATACTGGCGATTCTTACGGGACTGGGCGATTAAATGGACGCAGTGAGTTACTGTTGGGGCGATTTACTCAGGAATATCAAGGGGTAAATCAAGATCATATTTGCATTGCTACTAAGCTGGCGGCTTACCCTTGGAGATGGACTCGTCAAGCAATGGTTAAGGCTTGTCAGGCTTCGGCGCAACGTTTGGGCAAAAATGTCGATTTGGTGCAAATGCACTGGTCTACGGCTAATTATGCACCTTGGCAAGAATCAGGTTTGTTAGATGGTTTGGCTGATTTATACGAACAAGGTCTAGTGAAGGGGGTCGGTTTATCTAATTATGGCCCTAAACGCCTGCAACGGGTACATCAAAAGTTTGCGGCGCGGGGTGTTCCTATTAAAACTCTGCAAGTTCAGTATTCTTTACTATCTACCTATCCTGTGACGGAATTAGGGCTGAAGGATGTTTGTGATCAATTGGGGATAAAGTTAATCGCCTATAGTCCTCTGGCTTTGGGGATTTTAACGGGGAAATATGCGGAAAAAGGGAATTTACCCAAGGGTATCCGGGGTTTATTATTTAGACAGCTTTTGCCAGGAGTGCGATCGCTTTTAGAATGTTTACGAGAGGTGGCTGCATCTAGAAATAAAACTATGTCTCAGGTAGCAATTAATTGGTGTATCTGTAAGGGTACTATTCCTATCCCTGGGGCGAAAAGTCTAGAACAAGCGCAGCAAAATATTGGTGCTTTGGGTTGGTTGTTAGATTCTGGCGAAATTGCTGCTTTAGATCAAGCTGCTGCAAGTACGGATAAGAAAATGGTGCAAAATATCTTTCAAACTCAGTAGAAAATCACCGTGTATGTATCTATTCCGCTTTGTTCAAGTCAATTTTTTTTAACGAACCGCCAAGAACGCCAAGGACGCAAAGTCAAGAAAGAAAAGGAAGAAATGCTTCACTGAACTGTATGCTTTGTAGAGACGCGATTAATCACGTCTCTAATTACTCCCTGAGTTTATAAGTCTTCGGGTAAAACCCATTTAGGTGGTTCTGTCATTTTTTTCCGCAGGCGTTCTTCTGCCATCGCCAGCATTTGGTCTAAAGAAGTCTCTTCGATAAATTTGCTCGTGGCTTCTCTAAACTCGATATTGGGGCATTTATCCCCTAATATACAGCCGTTAACGCAGGCTTGAGCGCAATCAATTTTTTGTTCCATAGTGAGTTCCTCTCTTTAAAATATCAGTTAAGAGTTGTGATTGATACTGTAAATCTCTACTCTTAATATCAAGTCCCCTTAATTGACTATGATAAAACTGCTGCTACGCTAATAGCATATATATGAAATGTTTTGCTAACAAGGGCGCTCATGTCGGAACTCTTAGCTATTACTGGAACTATCGCCGCGATCGCCACGGCTGTAATTCCCCAACAAGGTAGCGTTAGTATTGTACGGGTATCTGGTTCCCAAGCAATGGCGATCGCACAAGCTCTATTTTCCGCCCCTGGGCAGCAAGTTTGGGAAAGTCACCGCATTCTTTACGGTCATATCCGCCATCCCCACACACAAGCATTGGTGGATGAAGCGCTGTTATTAATCATGCAAGCACCCCGTTCTTACACTCGTGAAGATGTGGTAGAATTCCATTGCCACGGCGGAATTATGGCAGTGCAGCAGGTCTTACAATTGTGTCTAGAACAGGGTGCTAGGCTTGCTCAACCAGGTGAATTTACGCTCCGAGCCTTTTTGAATGGGCGACTCGATTTAACCCAAGCTGAAAGTATTGCTGATTTAGTCGGAGCGCGATCGCCCCAAGCAGCTCAAACGGCTTTAGCTGGTTTACAGGGAAAATTAGCTGCTCCAATTCGGCAGTTACGCAACCACTGTTTAGATATTCTGGCTGAAATTGAAGCTCGAATTGATTTTGAGGAAGACTTACCTCCGCTGGATCATGAAGCCATCATATCAGATATTGATCACGTTGCCGCAGAAATTAGCAGATTTTTAGCCACAAAAGACAAAGGCGAACTGCTGCGAACCGGGTTAAAAGTGGCAATTGTGGGGCGACCAAATGTCGGTAAATCTAGTTTATTGAATGCTTGGAGTCAGAGCGATCGCGCGATTGTGACTGATTTACCAGGGACAACCCGTGATGTGGTGGAGTCTCAGCTCGTTGTCGGGGGGATTCCCGTGCAGGTGCTAGATACAGCCGGCATTCGGGAAACAGTAGACCAAGTAGAAAAAATCGGCGTAGAGCGATCGCGCCGTGCAGCAAATGCAGCTGATTTAGTATTACTCACCATTGATGCGTCAGCAGGTTGGACGAAGGATGACCAAGAAATTTACGCACAAGTGCAACACCGTCCCTTAATTCTAGTCATCAATAAAATTGACCTTGTAGAAACAGAATCTATTGACTCTGGGAAATATCCCCATAATATTCACCAAATTGTTACCACAGTAGCGGCAGAAAATCAAGGAATTGATGCCTTAGAAACAGCAATTTTAAACATAGTGCAAACCGGAAAAGTGCAAGCTGCGGATATGGATTTAGCAATTAACCAAAGGCAAGCAGCAGCCCTAACTCAAGCTAAAATATCTCTAGAACAGGTACAAGCAACAATTGCTGATCAATTACCCCTTGATTTCTGGACAATTGACTTACGTGGCGCGATTCAAGCATTAGGAGAAATCACCGGAGAGCAAGTTACTGAATCGGTACTTGATCGGATTTTCAGTAGATTCTGTATTGGTAAATAAAATTGGCAAATTTTGCTAGCTACATCATACATTTTAATATGATAACTCTTGTGGAGAGGGCAAAGATGCCCGCAATGAGTAAATGATCGCAATTTAATATAAAGATGCATAAATAGAATTTAACCAGAAATCTATAGGACTACTATTTGATTATTGAACAAACACGTAGGGTGTGTTAGCGCAGCGTAACGCACCAAAGCCTTAATAATGGTGCGTTACGGATTTCATCCTAACGCACCCTACAAGACTTAATTTTTTTCATAAATTAAACCGGATTCCTATAGTTCCCCTCCTCGCTTGCGGGGAGCAGTCGAAATAATATGCAACCTCACAAATAATTGGTATAACCGCAGATACAGATGGATAAATTGGTAGTTTTTTTCCAGAAAAAACGCTATATTTAAACTGTTTTAATTTAGATGAAATGAATGTATTTTGGAAATAAAATTAAATCTGTCAATGCCTTAATTGTGGGCGCTAGCCAAGGTATAGGTCTAGGTTTTGTGAAAAAACTGCTCCAAGATGACAGAATTGCCAAAGTTTATGCGACCTATCGTCAAATTGAATCCGCAGGGGAATTAATAGAATTAGAAAACAAATATTCTGATAAATTAATTTGTTTATCTCTGGATATTACTGAAGAATCGCAAATTGTCGAAGTTGTCCAACGCATCAAAGCCGAAGTCAACAAATTACACTTAGTGATTAACTGTGTAGGAATATTGCATGACGACACTTTCCAACCTGAAAAAAGCTTAAAACAGATTAATTCCGAAAATTTGCTGCGTTACTTCCAAATTAACAGCATTGGATCTATTCTCCTCGCTAAACACCTGTTAACCTTATTTCGCCATCGTGAAAACAGCGTTTTTGCCAGTATTTCTGCTAAATTAGCTAGTATTGGCGACAACGAAATTGGTGGCTGGTATGGCTATCGGGCTTCTAAAACCGCACTGAATATGTTTATGCGAACAGCAGCAATTGAGTATGGCAGAAGCTGTCCTCAAACATTGGTAGTAACTTTACATCCTGGAACCACAGATACACGCCTATCCCGTCCGTTCCAGAGAAATGTACCACCGGAAAAACTATTTTCAGTCGAACTTTGTGTGACTCAATTGCTGTCTGTCATTGACCAACTTCAGGAAGGTGATAGTGGACAATTTTTCTCTTGGGATGGAAGTAGGTTACCTTGGTAGCTGAGATCAACAAATACTAAAAACCAAAACTTATGAAATTTTTTATTCCAGCCGCCAACGACCATAC from Nodularia sp. LEGE 06071 encodes the following:
- a CDS encoding tetratricopeptide repeat protein, whose amino-acid sequence is MTVITIREEGRIDTGFAVILKFDGGEYPVTITDPFTPKEEKLLEWYFEEWVTFPFSDTVIAERAAASVKIYGESLFKQLFQADFNAYSLYRQLRGNLSQVQIEIVAKTPEFHALHWEALQDPDLSRPLAVDCVMLRKNVRPAPPVSANVQSSPVINLLVVVARPDEERDVGYRTISRPLIKLIDNSKLRVNVELLRPGTYESLSRHLQEKGAGFYHVIHLDMHGALLNYQQVQSPSKPERYFYKGRYGRGDLQAFDGVKAFVCFEGESQGKVDLVEASELAALLTGKGIPVCILSVCQSGKQVKNSASEEGLSEDTRETSLGSRLMTAGMQMVVAMGYSVTVSAAKLMMSQLYQHLFDHKPMTEAIRLGRLELFNDKERKAYFNKYINLEDWLLPVVYSHQVVNFNLRQFTPEEEEKYYESVAIQYRFSLPEYGFIGRDLEILKIEKALLRHNVLLLQGMGGTGKTTLLNYLREWWQRTHFVEDVFYFGYDQKAWTLTQILFDIGQQVYGKFEQAKFQAMSQPAQVQKLVAKLRGAAYAVILDNLESVTGQQLAIQNTLPEAERLQIRDFIGKLVGGKTRVVLGSRSREEWLQSQTFKQNIYELQGLDQEARTELAEKILERNVAAHLVDGIRQDADFEKLIKLLAGYPLAMEVVLTNLQRQSPQEILQGLQSADVNLDVVSEDKTKSILKCVEYSHSNLSPDAQKLLLCLAYFSGFIIRAAIPIYIKELQKLEALNDYCFDKFNDAIQEAINWGLLSLIDNNQDFLKIQPIFPYFLKTKLASIDEKIQAALEEGFKNYYIGWAEYYKHLMDSKDAQERQVGIYCCRWEYENLYHALQICLQKQESIRIYFCLHKYFNLISDHQSKLKLAEMVCQNLENYPPAFIQGELGYQIALVIGSLGNFQQDVKQYQQAKCSYEKTLEIFPTLMGIEEKQKQLWQAGTYHQLGMVAQELREYEEARRNYQQVLNIYIEYGDRYSQAKTYNNLGMVAQNLREYEEARRNFQQALNIYIEYGDRYSQAIIYHNLGMVAQDLRKYEEARCNYQQALNIYIEYGDRYSQASTYHNLAVVAQDLREYEEARRNYQLALNIKIEYGGSEALPSEARYSQASTYNGLGYVAQELREYEEAQRNYQQALNIYIEYGDRYSQAKICHNLGYVAQKLHEYEETRRNYQQALNIFIEYGDRYEQAKTYATLGLLAAAEENYPEEKAYWQTALEIFVEYQDEYRAAIARQILDTLPD
- a CDS encoding aldo/keto reductase; the protein is MQISQELSLPSMGCGTWAWGNQLLWGYDESMDEQLQAVFNLCVSNGVTLFDTGDSYGTGRLNGRSELLLGRFTQEYQGVNQDHICIATKLAAYPWRWTRQAMVKACQASAQRLGKNVDLVQMHWSTANYAPWQESGLLDGLADLYEQGLVKGVGLSNYGPKRLQRVHQKFAARGVPIKTLQVQYSLLSTYPVTELGLKDVCDQLGIKLIAYSPLALGILTGKYAEKGNLPKGIRGLLFRQLLPGVRSLLECLREVAASRNKTMSQVAINWCICKGTIPIPGAKSLEQAQQNIGALGWLLDSGEIAALDQAAASTDKKMVQNIFQTQ
- a CDS encoding SDR family NAD(P)-dependent oxidoreductase; its protein translation is MYFGNKIKSVNALIVGASQGIGLGFVKKLLQDDRIAKVYATYRQIESAGELIELENKYSDKLICLSLDITEESQIVEVVQRIKAEVNKLHLVINCVGILHDDTFQPEKSLKQINSENLLRYFQINSIGSILLAKHLLTLFRHRENSVFASISAKLASIGDNEIGGWYGYRASKTALNMFMRTAAIEYGRSCPQTLVVTLHPGTTDTRLSRPFQRNVPPEKLFSVELCVTQLLSVIDQLQEGDSGQFFSWDGSRLPW
- the mnmE gene encoding tRNA uridine-5-carboxymethylaminomethyl(34) synthesis GTPase MnmE; amino-acid sequence: MSELLAITGTIAAIATAVIPQQGSVSIVRVSGSQAMAIAQALFSAPGQQVWESHRILYGHIRHPHTQALVDEALLLIMQAPRSYTREDVVEFHCHGGIMAVQQVLQLCLEQGARLAQPGEFTLRAFLNGRLDLTQAESIADLVGARSPQAAQTALAGLQGKLAAPIRQLRNHCLDILAEIEARIDFEEDLPPLDHEAIISDIDHVAAEISRFLATKDKGELLRTGLKVAIVGRPNVGKSSLLNAWSQSDRAIVTDLPGTTRDVVESQLVVGGIPVQVLDTAGIRETVDQVEKIGVERSRRAANAADLVLLTIDASAGWTKDDQEIYAQVQHRPLILVINKIDLVETESIDSGKYPHNIHQIVTTVAAENQGIDALETAILNIVQTGKVQAADMDLAINQRQAAALTQAKISLEQVQATIADQLPLDFWTIDLRGAIQALGEITGEQVTESVLDRIFSRFCIGK